The following are from one region of the Corylus avellana chromosome ca1, CavTom2PMs-1.0 genome:
- the LOC132181527 gene encoding protein unc-13 homolog isoform X2, giving the protein MEEEDAVEVLQRYRRDRRILLDFILSGSLIKKVAMPPGAVTLDDVDLDQVSVDYVLNCAKKGGMLELSEAIRDYHDHTGLPQVRNTGYAGEFYLVTNPEYSGSPPKRAPPPVPAFTPPPVYTPSPVSTPAPVSTPSPAFAPSPIVSSVSRSESFNSTQVQELTVDDIEDFEDDDDAEEVNSLRISRRNTNDASDLALKLPSFVTGITDDDLRETAYEILLAGAGAMGGLIVPSKEKKKDKRSKLMRKLGRSRSENVVTQSQRAPGLVGLLETMRVQMEISEAMDIRTRQGLLNALGGKVGKRMDALLIPLELLCCISRTEFSDKKAYIKWQKRQLNMLEEGLVNHPVVGFGESGRKASELRNLLAKIEESESLPSSTGELQRTECLRSLREIAILLAERPARGDLTGEVCHWADGYPLNVRLYEKLLFSVFDMLDEGKLTEEVEEILELLKSTWRILGITETIHYTCYAWVLFHQYVITSEQGILRHAMEQLKKIPLKEQRGPQERLHLNGLHSKVEQGGFRDMSFLQSFLSPIQKWTDKQLGDYHLHFSEKSAMMENIVAVAMVARRLLLEEPEVAMQSLSITDRDQIESYISLSVKHAFSRLLHTVEQSDSIHGHPLALLAEESKKFLKKDSTMFMPIFSQRHPHAAIFSASLVHKLYGNKLKPFLDGAEHLTEDVVSVFPAADSLEQYIRSVIVSSCEEETAEVYCRKLIPYEIESLSGTLVMRWVNSQLGRILGWVERTIQQERWDPISPQQRHGSSIVEVYRIVEETVDQFFTYKVPMRAAELNSLFRGIDNAFQVYANHVIDKLANKEDLIPPVPILTRYKKEVGIKAFVKKEFFDPRLPDERRTTEINVLTTQSLCVQLNTLYYAISQLNKLEDSIWERWTKRKPRENFIKIHR; this is encoded by the exons ATGGAAGA GGAAGATGCTGTGGAGGTTCTACAAAGATACAGACGGGACAGGCGAATACTTCTTGATTTTATACTATCCGGTAGTCTGATAAAGAAAGTTGCGATGCCTCCTGGTGCGGTTACACTAGATGATGTGGATCTGGACCAAGTTAGTGTCGATTATGTCCTCAATTGTGCTAAAAAAG GTGGGATGCTTGAACTATCTGAAGCTATTAGAGATTATCATGATCACACCGGGTTACCTCAAGTT AGGAATACAGGTTATGCTGGTGAATTTTATTTGGTTACAAATCCTGAATATTCAGGTTCACCTCCAAAACGGGCACCACCCCCTGTTCCTGCTTTCACACCTCCTCCTGTATACACACCATCTCCTGTTTCCACGCCAGCTCCTGTTTCCACACCATCTCCTGCATTTGCACCATCACCCATTGTATCAAGTGTGTCGAGATCCGAGTCTTTTAACTCCACACAAGTTCAAGAACTCACCGTAGATGACATTGAAGATtttgaggatgatgatgatgctgaaGAGGTCAATAGTCTCAGAATTTCAAGAAGGAACACAAATGATGCTTCTGATCTTGCACTCAAATTGCCTTCTTTTGTTACAG GAATCACTGATGATGACCTCCGTGAAACTGCATACGAAATCCTCTTGGCAGGTGCTGGGGCTATGGG GGGTCTCATTGTACCatcaaaggagaaaaagaaagataaaaggtCCAAGTTGATGAGGAAGCTTGGACGTAGTAGAAGTGAAAATGTTGTGACACAGTCACAACGTGCACCTGGTTTGGTTGGCTTGTTGGAGACCATGCGTGTCCAGATGGAG ATATCCGAGGCAATGGATATTAGAACAAGACAAGGGCTACTTAATGCACTTGGGGGAAAAGTGGGAAAAAGAATGGATGCCCTATTGATTCCTCTGGAGTTGTTATGTTGTATTTCGCGCACAGAATTTTCTGACAAGAAGGCATACATAAAGTGGCAGAAAAGGCAG TTAAATATGTTGGAGGAGGGGCTTGTTAATCACCCTGTTGTTGGATTTGGAGAATCTGGGCGCAAGGCGAGTGAGTTGAGGAATCTTTTGGCAAAGATTGAGGAATCTGAG TCTCTTCCATCTTCCACGGGTGAACTCCAACGAACGGAATGCTTGAGATCTCTGAGAGAGATTGCCATTCTACTTGCTGAGAGGCCAGCTCGCGGCGATTTAACTGGTGAAGTATGCCACTGGGCAGATGGTTATCCCCTAAATGTTAGACTATATGAGAAACTGCTTTTCAGCGTCTTTGACATGTTAGATGAGGGAAAGCTGACAGAG GAAGTGGAGGAAATCCTTGAGCTCTTGAAGTCGACATGGCGTATTTTAGGAATCACAGAGACCATCCATTACACCTGCTATGCATGGGTACTATTTCATCAG TATGTCATCACAAGTGAGCAAGGAATCTTGCGACATGCCATGGAGCAGCTGAAGAAAATACCATTGAAGGAACAACGGGGCCCACAAGAGAGGTTACACTTGAATGGTTTGCATTCCAAAGTTGAACAAGGGGGATTTCGGGATATGTCTTTCTTACAATCCTTTTTATCACCGATCCAGAAATGGACTGATAAGCAGCTAGGAGACTACCATCTGCACTTTTCTGAG AAATCAGCAATGATGGAGAATATTGTAGCAGTTGCAATGGTTGCTCGAAGACTTCTTTTGGAAGAACCCGAAGTA GCAATGCAATCTTTATCCATCACAGATCGAGATCAGATAGAATCCTATATATCCTTGTCCGTTAAGCATGCTTTTTCCAGG TTACTGCACACTGTTGAACAATCAGACTCAATACATGGACATCCTTTGGCATTGCTTGCAGAAGAGTCCAAGAAATTTCTGAAAAAAGATTCTACCATGTTTATGCCAATTTTCTCTCAGAGGCATCCTCACGCTGCTATTTTTTCAGCATCCCTAGTTCATAAGCTGTATGGGAACAAGTTG AAACCTTTTCTTGATGGTGCTGAACATTTGACCGAGGATGTTGTATCTGTATTTCCGGCAGCTGATAGCCTTGAACAGTATATACGGTCTGTTATTGTGTCTTCATGTGAAGAGGAGACTGCAGAGGTCTACTGCAGGAAACTAATTCCATATGAG ATTGAATCTTTATCTGGAACATTGGTGATGCGCTGGGTCAATTCACAGCTTGGAAGAATTTTAGGTTGGGTTGAACGGACTATTCAACAAGAG AGGTGGGACCCAATATCGCCTCAACAGCGGCATGGGAGTTCAATTGTTGAAGTTTATCGAATTGTGGAGGAG ACAGTTGACCAATTTTTCACTTATAAAGTTCCAATGCGGGCTGCAGAGCTGAATAGCTTGTTTCGTGGCATTGACAATGCATTTCAAGTGTATGCGAATCATGTAATTGACAAGCTGG CTAACAAGGAGGACTTAATTCCTCCTGTGCCTATCCTCACACGATACAAGAAAGAAGTTGGAATAAAGGCTTTTGTAAAGAAGGAATTCTTTGACCCTAGGCTGCCAGATGAGAGAAGGACGACTGAAATAAATGTCTTGACAACACAAAGCCTTTGTGTTCAGTTAAATACTTTATAT
- the LOC132183189 gene encoding probable protein arginine N-methyltransferase 3, translating into MAKALPPNETESMDYELEEESEDEVLEGWDDWEAEKDDVEEEGDSSDSDLLCFFCDSKYGSCDALFKHCSTSHRFDFRGIRTSLGLDFYGAFKLINYVRSQVAKNRCWSCGVTCQSNQDLQNHLHETVNVEDIKSLWEDDRYLNPFIKDDSLLYSFGEDEAGEDDCTASADKEELMRDLENFEEISIDDENAGDTTVFSADTCDENGGIIVSASNDYSHTASSLEKVVVNGVDSREHADSSGRKLKDKPLRASFPTLIAKDIKNANKNYFGAYSSFGIHREMISDKVRTDAYRQAILKNPSLLNNAVVMDVGCGTGILSLFAAQAGASRVIAIDASEKMATVATQIAMDNGLWRSESQNESNKHPTGVIKVVHGMVEELDKSLQVQPQSVDVLLSEWMGYCLLYESMLSSVLFARDRWLKPGGAILPDTATIFVAGFGKGGTSLSFWENVYGFNMSCIGKELVGDAAQIPIVDIVDNKDIVTSSAVLQSFDLATMKPDGVDFTASAVLESLSNDLECRTTWCYGVVLWFETGFTSRFCKEMPVVLSTSPYTPKTHWSQTILTFQEPIAIASSAKPSSDTFAAVGTDACPATKIHLRISIARAVEHRSIDISLETAGIGPDGRKHKWPARLFTLH; encoded by the exons ATGGCCAAAGCTCTCCCACCAAACGAAACAGAATCAATGGACTACGAACTCGAAGAAGAAAGCGAAGACGAAGTGCTCGAAGGCTGGGACGACTGGGAAGCCGAAAAGGACGAcgtagaagaagaaggagaCAGCTCCGACTCCGACTTACTTTGCTTCTTCTGCGACTCCAAGTACGGTTCGTGCGATGCGCTATTCAAGCATTGCAGTACTTCACACCGCTTCGATTTTCGCGGTATTCGGACAAGCTTGGGTTTGGACTTCTACGGTGCGTTTAAGCTCATCAACTACGTCCGCTCTCAG GTGGCCAAAAACAGATGTTGGAGTTGCGGTGTTACCTGTCAGTCTAACCAAGATCTTCAGAATCATTTACATGAAACAGTCAACGTTGAGGACATTAAGTCGCTTTGGGAAGATGATAGATATCTGAATCCTTTCATTAAAGATGACTCACTCTTGTACAGTTTCGGTGAAGATGAAGCAGGTGAAGATGACTGTACTGCATCAGCTGACAAAGAAGAACTGATGAGGGatttggaaaattttgaagagaTTTCTATTGATGACGAGAATGCAGGGGACACTACCGTATTTAGTGCAGATACCTGTGACGAAAATGGAGGGATAATTGTTTCTGCTTCCAATGACTATTCACACACAGCAAGTTCCTTGGAGAAGGTGGTGGTCAATGGTGTGGATTCAAGAGAACATGCTGACTCATCTGGtagaaaattgaaagataaacCTTTAAGAGCTTCTTTTCCTACTCTTATTGCAAAGGATATCAAGAATGCGAACAAGAATTATTTTGGGGCTTATAGTTCATTTGGCATCCACAGAGAGATGATAAGTGATAAG GTAAGAACAGATGCTTATAGACAAGCTATCTTGAAAAACCCTTCTCTCCTGAATAATGCTGTTGTGATGGATGTAGGTTGTGGGACTGGCATACTAAG TCTATTTGCAGCTCAAGCTGGGGCTTCAAGGGTAATTGCAATTGATGCAAGTGAGAAGATGGCCACAGTTGCAACTCAG ATTGCAATGGATAATGGCCTTTGGCGGAGTGAAAGCCAAAATGAAAGTAATAAGCATCCCACAGGGGTAATAAAAGTGGTTCATGGGATGGTTGAAGAGCTTGATAAATCTTTACAAGTTCAACCTCAAAGTGTTGATGTATTATTGAGTGAATGGATGGGGTATTGCCTACTTTACGAGTCAATGCTCAGCTCGGTGCTCTTTGCACGGGACCGATGGTTGAAGCCTGGAGGTGCCATCCTCCCTGACACTGCAACTATT TTTGTTGCCGGATTTGGTAAGGGTGGTACTAGCCTTTCATTTTGGGAAAATGTATATGGTTTCAACATGTCTTGTATTGGCAAGGAACTTGTCGGAGATGCTGCACAGATTCCTATTGTTGACATTGTGGATAATAAAGATATAGTGACTAGTTCTGCAGTTCTTCAG TCTTTTGACTTGGCAACAATGAAACCCGATGGAGTGGATTTCACTGCAAGTGCTGTGCTGGAAAGCCTCTCAAATGATTTGGAATGCCGAACAACATGGTGTTATGGGGTTGTCTTGTGGTTTGAGACTGGTTTTACCAGCAGGTTCTGCAAAGAAATGCCAGTTGTGTTGTCCACATCCCCGTACACACCCAAAACGCATTGGTCGCAAACAATCCTTACATTCCAAGAGCCGATTGCCATAGCATCATCAGCAAAACCGAGTAGCGACACATTTGCAGCAGTTGGCACCGATGCCTGTCCCGCTACGAAAATTCATTTGCGCATTAGCATTGCTCGTGCTGTTGAACATCGCAGCATTGACATTTCCTTGGAAACTGCCGGTATTGGCCCTGATGGTAGGAAACACAAGTGGCCTGCACGACTTTTTACCCTACACTAA